The following proteins are encoded in a genomic region of Tuberibacillus sp. Marseille-P3662:
- the ychF gene encoding redox-regulated ATPase YchF — MSLTTGIVGLPNVGKSTLFNAITQAGAESANYPFCTIDPNVGIVNVPDDRLTDLTEMFHPKETIPTTFEFTDIAGLVKGASQGEGLGNQFLANIRQVDAISHVVRCFEDGDVTHVSGKIDPIDDIETINLELILADLESVNKRMARVEKMAKQKDKNAMAEYAALSKLQEAFENEQPARQVELTDDEQQVIKHLNLLTIKPILYVANVSEEDIAAGEENEHVKNVKAYAEKDGARVVVISAKIESEIAELEGEEKQSFLDELDIDKSGLDQLIEESYDLLGLATFFTASEKEVRAWTFKQGMKAPQTAGVIHTDFERGFIRAEVVSFTNLMEAGSMNQSKENGKLRLEGKDYVVQDGDVMHFRFNV; from the coding sequence ATGTCATTAACAACCGGAATTGTTGGTTTACCTAACGTTGGTAAGTCAACTTTATTTAATGCAATTACACAGGCAGGTGCGGAATCTGCCAATTATCCATTCTGTACAATTGATCCAAACGTTGGGATTGTTAATGTTCCTGATGATCGCTTAACAGATCTTACTGAAATGTTCCATCCAAAAGAAACGATTCCCACAACATTTGAGTTCACGGATATAGCAGGGTTAGTCAAAGGGGCCAGTCAAGGTGAAGGCCTAGGCAATCAATTTTTAGCTAATATTCGTCAGGTCGACGCGATTTCCCATGTGGTTCGCTGCTTTGAAGACGGCGATGTCACTCACGTATCAGGAAAAATTGATCCGATCGATGATATTGAAACCATCAATTTAGAATTGATTTTAGCTGATCTGGAATCGGTTAATAAACGGATGGCTCGAGTAGAAAAAATGGCTAAGCAGAAAGATAAAAATGCTATGGCTGAATATGCTGCACTAAGTAAGCTCCAAGAGGCGTTTGAAAATGAACAGCCAGCGCGTCAAGTAGAACTAACGGATGATGAGCAGCAAGTGATCAAACACCTAAATCTATTGACGATTAAGCCAATCCTTTATGTTGCAAATGTCAGCGAAGAGGATATTGCAGCAGGAGAAGAGAATGAACATGTCAAAAATGTGAAGGCTTATGCAGAGAAGGATGGCGCACGAGTTGTCGTTATTTCTGCTAAAATTGAGTCAGAAATTGCGGAGCTTGAAGGGGAGGAAAAGCAGAGCTTTTTAGATGAACTCGACATTGACAAATCCGGACTCGATCAATTGATTGAAGAAAGTTATGATTTACTAGGACTCGCAACTTTCTTTACTGCCAGTGAAAAGGAAGTACGAGCTTGGACGTTTAAGCAAGGGATGAAGGCGCCACAAACTGCGGGTGTCATTCATACGGATTTTGAAAGAGGATTTATTCGGGCCGAAGTTGTTTCTTTCACTAATTTGATGGAAGCGGGTTCGATGAATCAATCTAAGGAAAATGGTAAGCTTCGTTTGGAAGGTAAAGATTATGTCGTTCAGGATGGCGATGTCATGCACTTTCGGTTTAATGTATAA
- the rpsR gene encoding 30S ribosomal protein S18, which produces MARRRKRKKVCYFTVNNIKYIDYKDVDLLKRFVSDRGKILPRRVTGTSAKYQRQLTRAIKRARQVALLPYASE; this is translated from the coding sequence ATGGCAAGAAGACGCAAGCGTAAAAAGGTGTGTTATTTTACTGTCAACAACATTAAGTATATTGACTATAAAGATGTTGACTTGTTAAAACGGTTCGTTTCCGATCGCGGAAAAATTTTGCCTCGTCGTGTCACAGGCACAAGTGCAAAATACCAACGCCAACTGACTCGTGCAATTAAACGTGCACGCCAAGTGGCATTGTTGCCATACGCAAGCGAATAA
- the rplI gene encoding 50S ribosomal protein L9, whose protein sequence is MKVIFLQDVKGKGSKGETKDVSEGYARNFLLKKNLAVEATKNNLKQLEKQKQKEAEQAQAEVDEAKALKERLEDMTIELKAKAGEGGRLFGSVTSKQIAQELKSYDIKIDKRKIELGEPIRQLGYTNIPVKLHPKVTATMEVHVSEQ, encoded by the coding sequence ATGAAAGTTATTTTCTTACAAGATGTTAAAGGAAAAGGAAGTAAGGGCGAAACAAAAGATGTGTCTGAGGGCTATGCGCGTAACTTTTTGCTGAAGAAAAACCTGGCTGTTGAAGCGACAAAAAATAATCTAAAACAATTAGAAAAGCAAAAGCAAAAAGAAGCTGAACAAGCTCAAGCGGAAGTTGATGAAGCCAAGGCTTTAAAAGAACGACTTGAAGATATGACGATAGAATTGAAAGCTAAGGCAGGCGAAGGCGGTCGTTTGTTTGGCTCAGTGACGAGCAAGCAAATTGCGCAAGAGCTTAAAAGCTATGATATCAAAATTGATAAACGTAAAATTGAACTTGGTGAACCGATACGACAGTTAGGTTATACAAATATCCCTGTTAAATTACATCCGAAAGTGACCGCAACTATGGAGGTTCATGTGAGTGAACAATAA
- a CDS encoding DHH family phosphoesterase, with product MSDQLKHDRWRGYHLVIPCVLLLAFIFSSFFFHWLLGIAGVVVFILIAIAVSWSERHFRRHLEKYIQTLSHRVKKVGDEALLEMPIGIILYNEAHNIEWMNHYMGTLTDNDSLLSQSLNMVSEDLVPIITGESDKAIIDIKKHKYKVTLRPEERLIYLFEVTDLVNLQNQYDAEKTVFGLIALDNYDELTQSMEDQEKSRLNNEVTNRIKQWGTDYGIYLKRISAERFFAVFNHDDLVELEKSRFDILDQVREATADNNIPLTLSIGVGCGETELTELGQMAQSSLDLALGRGGDQVAIKQPSGKVKFYGGKSNPVEKRTRVRARVISQALTQLIEESDQVLIMGHKQPDMDALGACIGIMKIAQANNKHANVVVEPENYGSGVIRLVDKIKEHGHLWSKFISADDAVEQVTRKTLVVVVDTHKPSMTMEHRLLNKTERIVVIDHHRRGEEFVKDPVLVYMEPYASSTAELVTELLEYQSKNFKLDMVEATALLAGITVDTKNFTLRTGSRTFDAASYLRAHGADTILVQKLLREDLERYNRRAKLIQTTELYQGHMGIAIGNKDDRLDQVIIAQAADTLLSMEGIKASFVICRRPDGLIGISARSLGEVNVQLIMESIEGGGHLTNAATQLDEDLTLEDAENQLKSAIDDYLDEGGESE from the coding sequence ATGTCCGACCAATTAAAACATGATCGCTGGCGGGGTTATCATCTTGTAATCCCCTGTGTTTTACTTTTAGCATTTATTTTTTCATCTTTTTTCTTTCACTGGCTGTTAGGCATTGCTGGTGTCGTTGTTTTCATTTTAATAGCGATAGCTGTCAGCTGGTCGGAACGCCATTTTCGTCGTCATCTAGAAAAATATATACAAACGCTATCACATAGGGTGAAAAAAGTCGGTGATGAGGCACTGTTAGAGATGCCAATAGGGATTATTCTCTACAATGAAGCACATAACATTGAGTGGATGAATCATTACATGGGGACATTGACTGACAATGATTCTCTTCTTTCGCAATCGCTCAATATGGTTTCAGAGGATTTAGTTCCTATTATAACGGGGGAAAGCGATAAAGCAATCATTGATATTAAGAAACATAAATATAAAGTGACTTTAAGACCTGAGGAACGTCTTATCTACTTGTTTGAAGTTACTGATTTGGTCAATTTGCAAAACCAATATGATGCTGAGAAGACGGTTTTTGGTCTGATCGCTTTAGATAATTATGATGAATTGACGCAAAGTATGGAGGATCAAGAGAAAAGCCGGTTAAATAACGAGGTAACGAATCGCATTAAGCAATGGGGAACAGACTACGGCATTTACCTTAAACGAATATCGGCTGAGCGTTTCTTTGCTGTATTCAATCACGATGATTTAGTCGAACTCGAAAAAAGCCGTTTTGATATCTTAGATCAAGTGCGGGAAGCAACGGCAGATAATAACATCCCTTTAACACTTAGTATAGGGGTTGGCTGTGGTGAAACAGAGTTGACTGAACTTGGTCAGATGGCGCAATCATCGTTAGACTTGGCACTTGGTCGAGGTGGTGACCAAGTTGCGATCAAGCAACCTTCGGGTAAAGTAAAGTTTTATGGCGGGAAGTCCAACCCAGTTGAAAAGCGAACGCGTGTCCGGGCAAGGGTGATTTCCCAAGCATTGACTCAATTAATTGAAGAAAGTGATCAGGTTCTCATTATGGGCCACAAACAACCAGATATGGATGCCCTTGGTGCTTGTATTGGAATCATGAAAATTGCTCAAGCCAATAACAAGCATGCAAATGTGGTTGTGGAACCAGAAAATTACGGTTCCGGAGTCATCCGTTTAGTTGATAAAATAAAAGAACATGGCCATTTGTGGTCAAAATTTATATCTGCTGATGATGCTGTTGAGCAAGTGACCCGAAAAACATTGGTTGTTGTTGTTGATACGCATAAACCATCGATGACGATGGAACACCGGTTACTGAATAAAACTGAACGCATCGTTGTCATTGATCATCATAGGCGTGGTGAGGAGTTTGTTAAGGACCCCGTCCTGGTTTACATGGAACCCTATGCGTCATCAACAGCAGAGTTAGTAACTGAGCTCCTTGAGTATCAGTCTAAGAATTTCAAACTCGATATGGTTGAAGCGACGGCGTTGCTAGCCGGCATAACGGTTGATACGAAAAACTTTACATTAAGAACGGGGTCCCGTACTTTTGATGCGGCCTCTTACTTACGAGCGCACGGGGCCGACACTATATTAGTTCAAAAACTTTTACGAGAAGATTTGGAGCGTTATAACAGGCGGGCAAAGTTGATTCAAACAACTGAGTTATATCAAGGGCATATGGGCATTGCCATAGGTAACAAAGATGACCGGTTGGATCAAGTGATTATTGCCCAAGCCGCTGATACGCTCTTATCGATGGAAGGTATCAAGGCATCGTTTGTAATATGTAGACGTCCTGACGGGCTCATTGGTATTAGCGCACGTTCACTTGGTGAGGTCAATGTTCAGCTGATCATGGAATCCATCGAGGGCGGTGGCCATTTGACTAATGCAGCGACGCAATTGGATGAGGATTTAACGCTTGAGGATGCAGAAAATCAATTAAAGTCGGCTATAGATGATTACCTTGATGAGGGAGGAGAATCAGAATGA
- a CDS encoding adenylosuccinate synthase: MSSVVVVGTQWGDEGKGKVTDYLSETAEVVARYQGGDNAGHTIVFNGKKYSLHLIPSGIFFDDKKCVIGNGMVVNPASLVKELEYLHNQGVRTDNLRISNRAQIILPYHIKLDGLDEVSKGNNKIGTTGKGIGPAYMDKAARVGIRMADLMEPETFKEKLQYNLQQKNRLLEKMYEENGFDLEAIYDEYMAYADALRRYVCDTSVVLNEALDQGKRVLFEGAQGVMLDIDQGTYPFVTSSNPVAGGVTIGSGVGPSKIKHVVGVAKAYTTRVGDGPFPTELDGEIADQIREVGKEYGTTTGRPRRVGWFDSVVVGHARRVSGITDLSLNSIDVLTGLDTVKICVAYDYKGKRIEEYPASLNVLSECEPIYEELPGWHEDITNARSLSELPENARHYVERISQLTKIPLSLFSVGPDRSQTNLVRGVFAE; encoded by the coding sequence ATGTCTTCAGTTGTGGTTGTGGGAACACAGTGGGGCGATGAAGGGAAAGGTAAAGTAACGGATTATCTTTCGGAAACAGCGGAGGTCGTTGCGCGATATCAAGGTGGCGACAACGCCGGACACACTATCGTTTTTAACGGTAAGAAATATTCACTCCATTTAATTCCTTCCGGGATCTTTTTTGACGATAAAAAATGTGTTATTGGCAACGGTATGGTCGTTAATCCAGCATCCCTAGTCAAAGAGTTGGAATATTTACATAATCAGGGAGTCCGAACCGATAATTTGCGGATTAGTAATCGCGCTCAAATTATTTTGCCTTACCATATCAAATTGGATGGCCTTGATGAAGTGAGTAAAGGGAATAACAAGATTGGGACAACAGGTAAAGGCATTGGCCCTGCCTATATGGATAAAGCTGCACGCGTGGGGATACGGATGGCCGATTTAATGGAACCGGAAACCTTTAAAGAAAAACTTCAATATAATTTGCAGCAAAAAAACCGTCTTTTAGAAAAAATGTATGAAGAGAATGGCTTTGATCTCGAAGCCATTTATGATGAATACATGGCTTATGCTGACGCTCTTCGACGCTATGTTTGTGATACATCTGTTGTATTGAATGAAGCACTTGATCAAGGGAAACGTGTATTGTTTGAAGGGGCGCAGGGCGTGATGCTTGATATTGATCAAGGCACGTATCCGTTTGTAACATCGTCCAACCCGGTTGCTGGCGGTGTTACCATTGGTTCGGGTGTTGGTCCATCAAAAATTAAACATGTCGTCGGTGTTGCGAAAGCTTATACAACCCGGGTTGGAGACGGACCGTTTCCAACTGAATTGGATGGCGAGATAGCAGACCAAATTCGGGAAGTTGGTAAGGAGTATGGAACGACAACGGGGCGGCCGCGCCGAGTCGGTTGGTTTGACAGTGTGGTTGTTGGACATGCGAGACGTGTCAGTGGCATTACTGATCTATCATTAAATAGTATTGATGTTTTGACAGGGCTCGATACCGTCAAAATTTGCGTGGCTTATGATTACAAGGGCAAGCGGATTGAGGAATATCCCGCAAGCTTGAATGTGTTGAGCGAATGTGAGCCTATATATGAGGAATTGCCCGGCTGGCATGAGGACATTACCAATGCGCGTTCGTTGTCAGAACTCCCGGAAAATGCAAGGCACTATGTCGAGCGTATATCTCAACTAACAAAAATTCCATTATCCCTCTTTTCCGTTGGTCCAGATCGCTCGCAAACCAATCTTGTTCGCGGTGTGTTCGCCGAGTAG
- a CDS encoding chemotaxis protein CheW — MANDIGMIKMIELYMAELSIALPAETVLEIIEPKQTQPLPKTPPAIEGVFHLRGEVYALIDLYLIASGQPLSANTGKYIIINPPTTSTYALHVSGVSRMLESTSMPLQESVATNLSNIESMADGVIQADNASLLLLNPDHLFNAIRNQPS; from the coding sequence TTGGCCAATGATATTGGAATGATCAAAATGATTGAATTATATATGGCTGAGCTTTCAATCGCGCTTCCTGCTGAAACGGTTTTGGAAATCATTGAGCCGAAGCAGACGCAACCATTACCAAAAACACCTCCAGCCATTGAAGGTGTATTTCACTTACGAGGTGAAGTATATGCATTAATTGACCTATACCTTATAGCAAGCGGTCAACCTCTAAGTGCAAACACAGGGAAATATATTATAATCAACCCACCGACAACATCTACTTATGCCCTTCATGTCAGCGGCGTTAGCCGGATGTTAGAATCGACTAGTATGCCGTTACAAGAATCAGTTGCAACCAACCTATCAAATATAGAGTCAATGGCCGATGGTGTCATCCAAGCCGACAATGCATCATTGCTCTTATTAAATCCTGATCATCTCTTTAATGCTATTAGGAACCAGCCTTCTTAA
- a CDS encoding M23 family metallopeptidase: MGKTDDIKKLIAKWTLGAVALTALAFAPVQTSFAKDNDIHTVYHVYLGNESIGTMDNPELIKSFIDKKVKQAEKKHQQYDFTTGRKLSLVPEKVFQAETNNKQVFRQFKNKVTIKADVGAVQVGEDKVVYVQSEKKAKELVKKYKKHFVSEPLLKAHEKGQTKLEDGTELLKLEFSQPLKAVSGRASIKQIKDTDQAFDYLLEGNLTKATYKVKEGDVLVDISHKFDLSLNELLKLNPKLQENKLIHIGDKVTVKKPKPFVNVTFKKKVTKEETIDYKTETRQNDNMYKGKEKVVQTGKEGKQKVRYQLKVVNGQTVQRKTVNKDVISKPRKKIIEKGTKVIASRGTGNFRWPTHGGPITSGYGKRWGSFHKGIDIDGTMGTSILAADNGEVVSAGYNSGGYGKRIVIDHNNGFRTTYNHLSDIDVHTGQTVKKGQSIANMGTSGDSTGTHLHFEVIKNGSTQNPLDYVHR; encoded by the coding sequence ATGGGGAAGACGGATGATATTAAGAAGTTGATAGCGAAATGGACTTTGGGCGCAGTTGCTTTAACTGCTCTTGCTTTTGCTCCCGTACAGACAAGTTTTGCTAAAGATAATGATATACATACGGTTTATCATGTTTACTTAGGCAATGAATCAATTGGAACGATGGATAATCCTGAATTAATTAAAAGTTTTATAGATAAGAAAGTGAAGCAGGCTGAAAAGAAACATCAACAATATGATTTTACAACTGGAAGAAAATTGAGTTTGGTTCCGGAAAAAGTATTTCAAGCAGAAACCAACAACAAACAAGTTTTTCGTCAATTCAAAAACAAAGTCACCATTAAAGCTGATGTCGGTGCTGTTCAGGTTGGTGAGGATAAAGTTGTCTATGTTCAATCAGAAAAGAAGGCGAAAGAACTTGTTAAGAAGTATAAAAAGCATTTTGTCTCTGAGCCATTGCTTAAAGCACATGAAAAGGGTCAAACTAAATTGGAAGATGGAACGGAACTGTTAAAACTTGAGTTTTCGCAGCCGTTAAAGGCCGTATCGGGACGGGCGTCTATTAAACAGATCAAAGATACGGATCAAGCCTTCGACTATTTATTAGAAGGAAACTTAACCAAAGCGACTTATAAGGTCAAAGAGGGAGATGTTTTAGTCGATATTTCTCATAAATTTGACTTGAGTCTTAATGAATTACTTAAACTGAATCCAAAATTACAAGAGAATAAACTCATACATATCGGTGACAAAGTCACGGTAAAGAAACCTAAACCTTTTGTTAACGTTACGTTTAAAAAGAAGGTAACGAAAGAAGAAACAATTGATTATAAAACAGAGACTCGTCAAAACGATAATATGTATAAAGGGAAAGAAAAAGTTGTCCAAACGGGTAAAGAAGGCAAACAAAAAGTACGTTATCAATTAAAAGTCGTTAATGGTCAAACGGTTCAACGGAAAACTGTTAACAAAGATGTAATATCCAAGCCGCGTAAGAAGATTATAGAAAAAGGTACAAAAGTGATTGCGTCACGTGGTACAGGGAACTTCCGATGGCCGACTCATGGTGGCCCCATCACGAGTGGCTATGGTAAAAGGTGGGGAAGTTTTCATAAAGGGATTGATATCGATGGCACAATGGGAACCTCGATTTTAGCTGCTGATAATGGTGAGGTTGTATCGGCTGGATACAATAGCGGAGGTTATGGCAAACGCATTGTGATTGACCATAATAACGGCTTCCGGACAACCTACAATCATTTATCAGACATTGATGTTCACACCGGACAAACGGTTAAGAAGGGGCAATCGATAGCTAATATGGGTACATCCGGTGATTCAACAGGAACCCATTTACACTTTGAAGTCATCAAAAATGGCAGTACTCAAAATCCACTTGATTACGTTCACCGTTAA
- the dnaB gene encoding replicative DNA helicase: MSDLFADRTPPQNIEAEQAVLGAIFLEPSAMITASEHLAAEDFYRTSHQRIYAVMLDLSERDEPVDVITVTSELQNQNNLTEVGGLDYISELADSSPTAANIEYYSKIVEEKSLLRRLIRTATSIVSDGYTRNDDVEMVLDDAERTILDVSQRKRTSEFQSIKDVLVETYDNIEMLQNRQGEITGIPTGFVELDHMTAGFQKSDLIIVAARPSVGKTAFALNIAQNVATKNDENVAIFSLEMGAQQLVMRMLCAEGNIDAQRLRTGKLEEDDWQKLAMAMGSLSNAGIYIDDTPGIRVNDIRAKCRRLQQEKGVGMILIDYMQLIRGNSSGQSENRQQEVSEISRTLKAIAREFNVPVIALSQLSRGVESRQDKRPMMSDLRESGSIEQDADIVSFLYRDDYYDQESEKQNIIEIIIGKQRNGPVGNVELAFVKEYNKFVNLDRKHDESQIPPGA, translated from the coding sequence ATGAGTGATTTGTTTGCTGACCGGACGCCACCACAGAATATTGAAGCTGAGCAAGCGGTGCTAGGTGCTATTTTTTTGGAACCCTCAGCGATGATAACAGCATCTGAGCATTTGGCGGCTGAGGACTTTTACCGGACGTCTCATCAGCGTATTTATGCGGTTATGCTTGACTTATCAGAGCGAGACGAGCCGGTTGATGTGATTACTGTAACTTCAGAGCTGCAGAATCAAAATAACTTAACTGAAGTTGGCGGACTTGATTATATCAGTGAGTTAGCGGATTCATCACCAACCGCAGCCAACATTGAGTATTATAGTAAAATTGTTGAGGAAAAATCGTTGCTACGGCGATTGATCCGGACGGCGACGAGTATTGTTTCGGATGGGTACACGCGCAATGATGACGTGGAAATGGTTTTGGATGATGCCGAACGCACCATACTTGATGTATCGCAAAGAAAACGCACATCCGAATTTCAATCAATTAAAGATGTATTGGTTGAGACGTATGATAATATTGAAATGCTGCAAAATCGTCAAGGTGAGATTACCGGTATACCAACGGGATTTGTTGAACTGGATCATATGACCGCTGGTTTCCAAAAGAGTGATCTTATCATTGTAGCGGCCCGTCCCTCTGTTGGTAAAACGGCTTTTGCCTTAAATATCGCTCAGAACGTTGCGACAAAGAATGACGAGAATGTGGCGATTTTTAGTTTGGAAATGGGGGCGCAACAATTAGTGATGCGGATGCTGTGTGCGGAAGGCAATATTGACGCTCAGCGCCTCCGAACGGGTAAATTAGAAGAAGATGATTGGCAGAAATTAGCGATGGCTATGGGGAGTTTATCAAATGCGGGGATCTATATTGATGACACCCCAGGTATTCGGGTGAATGATATCCGGGCTAAATGTCGGAGGCTGCAGCAAGAGAAAGGCGTAGGCATGATCCTTATTGATTACATGCAGCTTATTCGTGGCAATTCATCCGGCCAATCGGAAAATCGTCAGCAAGAGGTTTCGGAGATTTCCCGGACGTTAAAAGCGATTGCTAGAGAGTTTAATGTTCCAGTCATTGCATTGTCTCAACTGTCTCGTGGCGTTGAGTCACGTCAGGACAAGCGGCCGATGATGTCCGATTTGCGTGAATCCGGAAGTATTGAACAAGATGCTGACATTGTTTCATTCCTTTACCGTGATGATTATTATGATCAGGAAAGTGAAAAACAAAATATTATCGAGATTATTATCGGTAAACAAAGAAACGGTCCTGTAGGAAACGTTGAGTTAGCATTTGTAAAGGAATATAATAAGTTTGTTAATTTAGATCGAAAACATGATGAAAGCCAAATACCTCCGGGTGCATAG
- a CDS encoding DUF951 domain-containing protein, translated as MSEQKPTFQLNDVVEMKKPHPCGENKWQIIRMGADIRIKCVGCGHSVMMPRSQFRKKFKKVLERAEETGEEQ; from the coding sequence ATGTCGGAGCAAAAACCGACGTTTCAATTGAATGATGTTGTTGAAATGAAAAAACCTCATCCGTGTGGGGAAAATAAATGGCAGATTATCCGAATGGGAGCTGATATTCGGATCAAATGCGTCGGTTGTGGCCATAGTGTAATGATGCCAAGAAGCCAGTTCAGAAAGAAGTTTAAAAAAGTCCTGGAACGAGCTGAAGAAACGGGAGAAGAACAGTAA
- the ssb gene encoding single-stranded DNA-binding protein, producing the protein MINRVVLVGRLTKDPELRYTPSGVAVANFTLAVNRPFTNQQGEREADFIQIVVWRRQAENTANFVGKGSLVGIDGRLQTRSFDNNEGRRVFMTEVVGDSVQFLEPKGSKGQSAGMNNNFGSPNPNNQTNYQQNQTSNNRPSDSDPFADDGKPIDITDDDLPF; encoded by the coding sequence ATGATAAATCGAGTTGTTTTGGTTGGCCGTCTGACAAAAGACCCGGAACTCCGTTATACGCCAAGTGGCGTTGCTGTTGCCAATTTTACTCTGGCTGTGAACCGCCCGTTTACAAACCAACAAGGTGAGCGCGAAGCTGATTTTATTCAAATTGTCGTTTGGCGTAGACAAGCTGAAAATACAGCTAACTTTGTTGGTAAAGGAAGCTTGGTCGGTATTGATGGTCGCCTGCAAACAAGAAGTTTTGATAATAATGAAGGTCGTCGAGTCTTTATGACAGAAGTCGTAGGCGACAGTGTTCAATTTCTTGAACCCAAAGGCTCTAAGGGTCAGTCGGCAGGTATGAATAATAACTTCGGAAGTCCAAATCCGAATAACCAAACGAACTATCAACAGAATCAAACCAGCAATAATCGTCCGTCCGATAGTGATCCGTTTGCTGATGATGGCAAACCCATTGATATAACAGATGATGATTTACCATTTTAG
- the rpsF gene encoding 30S ribosomal protein S6 — protein MRKYEIMYILRPDLDEEQENATKENAKQILTDNGAEIREVESMGKRRLAYEIKGYHNGVYVVLYVNAGEEAINEFDRRVKINDDIIRFMVIRDERED, from the coding sequence GTGCGTAAATACGAAATCATGTATATTCTTCGTCCTGACTTGGATGAAGAACAAGAAAATGCAACGAAAGAAAACGCCAAGCAAATTTTAACGGATAACGGTGCGGAAATCCGTGAAGTTGAATCCATGGGCAAACGTCGTCTTGCTTATGAGATTAAAGGTTATCATAATGGTGTTTATGTTGTTTTATATGTTAACGCCGGTGAAGAAGCCATTAACGAATTTGATCGTCGCGTCAAGATCAATGATGATATCATTCGTTTTATGGTCATCAGAGACGAACGCGAAGACTAA
- a CDS encoding YybS family protein gives MRQSTILTEGAITASIFVVLLLVTGFIPVLGIIGVWFLPLPLIYFTSKRGPKPGFMVMVVAIAVSMVMSGLVLAMLALSGAALGYVIGMLIYREKTALQILVIGSLAGVFMMVFYYGLSIIIFDTNFIYDSIEMFKNSMNTVADIYSSEEMTQMVDEYKEQAEHFKNLAPLLLVGTGIIMTVIVLLVNTPVLRKLGIPFPKWPPFRDWVFPRSLVYLFMVVLLIMILFKPDEGSVLYLIIINTLLLLFYVLIIQGVAFVFYLSHAKNVGRLIPILAIVLALISQAVLYIMVLLGIIDLGFDLRKRINKNK, from the coding sequence ATGAGGCAATCAACGATTCTGACGGAAGGGGCAATAACTGCTTCGATTTTCGTCGTCCTATTATTAGTGACTGGGTTTATCCCGGTATTAGGTATCATAGGCGTATGGTTTTTACCATTGCCGCTGATTTATTTCACGTCAAAAAGGGGACCTAAGCCTGGATTCATGGTTATGGTCGTTGCTATTGCCGTCTCAATGGTAATGTCAGGATTGGTTTTAGCTATGCTGGCTCTTTCTGGTGCTGCCTTAGGATATGTCATTGGCATGCTTATATATCGAGAAAAGACAGCTTTGCAAATTTTAGTCATTGGAAGCTTAGCTGGCGTTTTCATGATGGTCTTCTATTACGGATTGTCCATTATTATCTTTGATACCAATTTCATCTATGACTCCATAGAAATGTTTAAGAACAGTATGAATACCGTTGCGGATATTTATTCATCGGAAGAAATGACGCAGATGGTGGACGAATACAAAGAACAGGCTGAACATTTTAAGAATTTAGCACCGCTATTATTAGTGGGAACGGGTATTATTATGACAGTCATTGTCTTACTGGTTAACACGCCTGTTCTACGTAAATTGGGGATACCGTTTCCAAAGTGGCCGCCATTCAGGGATTGGGTGTTTCCTAGAAGTTTGGTCTACCTTTTTATGGTTGTCCTTCTTATTATGATTCTATTCAAACCTGATGAAGGATCCGTGTTATACTTAATTATCATTAATACATTGTTATTGCTCTTCTATGTTTTAATTATTCAAGGAGTGGCTTTTGTCTTCTACCTATCTCATGCTAAAAATGTGGGGCGTCTGATTCCTATCTTGGCCATTGTTTTGGCTTTGATTTCGCAGGCTGTTCTTTATATTATGGTGTTATTAGGTATAATTGATTTAGGATTCGATCTAAGGAAACGAATAAATAAGAACAAATGA